From Simonsiella muelleri ATCC 29453:
AGGATTTAATAATGGTACGGTAGATGTGGCTTTGCTTTACTCTCATCGTCATGGACATGAATTAAAAAGTAATGGCGGCGATGTTGAGTTATACAAACCCAATAGCTATGCAACCGAATATGATATTCAGCGATTTGCAGAAGTTGGCTCATCACGCATTAAACCCGACCCATCTCAACACAAAAATAACAGTTGGTTGGCAAAATTGGGTTGGCAAATCAACCCAAATCATCGCGTTGGTGTGTCGGTAAATGGTCAAAAAAGCAATAATTACATTCATGAATATTCCTATGCTATGAACACATCTTGGCGCGAAGCCGATGATGTGCAAAAACGCATTAATGGTAATCTGTTTTATGAATACACGCCTGAAAGCCAATGGCTGGCTTTGCTTCGTGCCGATATTGACCATCAAAAAACCGACAATGGTTCCATCAACTATAAGGGCGATTACGATTCCACCAAAGTAAATACGGGTAATTGGCGAACAGATTATTATCGTTATGATAAAAGCTGGACGAGCAACCGCGATTTTCGTAACAATGAAACCAAACTGAATCGTTTTGGTTTACGCATGGACAGCCAGCCTTTGCAATGGGGCAAAACCACTCATGAATTGTCTATGAAATTATTGGCAGGACAACGCCAATTTAAAAATGTGAATACCGATGAAAATTTAGACCGTCAAGGTAAAGTAACCAAAACAGATATTTACACCATTCAATATCCTGTGAAAACCAACCAATACCGCATTGCCTTATCGGATAAATTCCGTTTAACCGACCGGTTATCAGGTCATATAGGCGTGGCGTATGATTATTATAAAATCAAACCTTCTGAACCCGATGGCATACCTTGTGGTAAAGATGGTGGTTTTGGTCGCTTGTGTTCTGGCACCCCTGTTCCTGCCAGCTTTAAAGATTGGAGTTTCACAACTGGCTTGAACTGGAAATTCAATCCCAATTGGCAGGCAGGCTACAATTTTGCGACAGGTTTCCGCGTACCCACCGCGTCTGAAATGTATTTCACTTTTGAAAGTGTGTACGGTAGCTGGTTAGCCAACCCAAAATTAACTTCTGAACGCAGCCAAAATCACACCTTATTTTTACAAGGTCGTGGCGAAAAAGGCTCTTTGGATTTAAGTGTATATCAAAGCCGTTACCGCGATTTCCTGTATGAACAAGAAACCAATTTAACGCGCGAAGACCCAACATGTGATGAGTTTGCTGCTTACTATACGGGCTGTACTGGTAAACGCACCGATTATTTCCAGCAAATGGTGAATTTGGACAAAGCACGCGTTAATGGTGTGGAAATTTCAGGCAGCCTGAATTTGGATAAAATTAGCCCACTTCCGCAAGGTTGGAAATTGTCCAGTAGTTTGGGTTACAGCAAAGGTTCAATGAATATTAAAGAGGGTAAATTAAGCATGCTCTCCATTCAGCCATTGAAATTTGTGCTAGGTTTAGATTATGAGCAGCCTGCAAAAAAATATGGTGTATTTAGCCGTTTAACTTACACAGGTGCGAAAAAAGCCAAAGACGCTCAAACTGGTGAATACGCAACCAGATGTTTGGGGACGATTTCATCATATTCAGGTAGATGTATCGGCACAGAAGAAGCCTACACCAAGATTATAGATTATCGCTTTTTGAATAAACGTGCGTGGGTATTTGATGTATTTGGTTACTATCGCCCGACTCAAAACCTGACTTTGCGTGCTGGTGTATATAATTTATTTAACACCAAATACCACACATGGGACAGTTTGCGTGGCATTAATATGCGTTCAACCATTAACAGTATCAGCCTTTATGAGTATTCTCGTGGCAATTTGCAAGGTTTGGAGCGTTATACTGCACCAGGTCGCAATTACGCGGTTTCTTTGGAATACAAATTCTAAAGTAGATTCAATACACGACAAAAATCCTGTCAGGCTGCCTGAAATGTTTGCAAAAGCATTTTAGGCAGCCTGAATTATTTATATGTCTTTTTATTGTATGATAATATTCTTGAAATCCATAGATAGGGAGAAAGCATGAAATTTATTTCATCTATTATATTGTGCGCAGTGTTAACTGCCTGTTATTCTAATCATTCTTCAATTCAGAAAAGTAATAGCAATTCTTTTTCATCAATTCAAACAGGAAAAACAGATATGCCTACGAAAAGCCCCATGTTAAATGAAATTTTAACAACAAAGATTGCAGCAAAAGAAACGGCTATTGGTCAATTTATGCCAGGTCAAACTAGGGATGTGAGCGGTATTGTGAGTAAGTATATTCCAATTGGTACATCGCGAGAGCAAGTAAAACAAATTTTAGCTAATATGAACCAAAATTTTAAAGAAGAAAATAATATTATTCATGCTGGATATTTAGCCGAATTTATTCCAATGGTTCCGCGAGCAGGTGTGATGATTAAATTAACGTTTAATGAACGTAATTTTTTAGAAACAATTGATGCACAATTATCTTATCAGCAATAAATATAAAGACAATTAATTTTAAGGGTAAATAGAATGAAACTAAAAGTACTTTCAATGTTTTTAACTATCATACCTACCTATCTTATTTTTGATGGCTTGTACATCAACACCAAATTTTTCAACAACAAAACAGGAGCAACATCAAATGAATAATACCGTACAATATGCAAATAAAACTTTATGGGAAATGTTTGGTCATCCAGAAGATTGGGAGTTGTATGTCTATTCAATTCCTTTGGAGATTGATTTTGTTAGACCGCCAACAATACATGATTTACGAAGTAAAGAATATAGTGAAATACACCGTTATCTAAATGATAATAAAGTTATTTATGCTATTAATCTTTTTAAGAATATTCTTTTTACCTATGGATTAGAATATCCTATAGATGTAAGAATTTTATTGGATTTTAAACACAAATATAAAAATGAAACTATTAGTCTTGTTAATGATGGTTATACATTAGCATTTTATGTAGAAAGGAACATTGATGGTCAAATTGAAAAATTGCCAGCAATAGTTGTTTCTGATGAGCAATATAATGTGTTGAAACAACTATTTTCTAACTAATTGTGAAATAAAGGGAAATGTTTATGGTAACTGCAGCGGCATTTAAACCAACGAATAAAGATGGTACACCAATAACAAAACATCAAGAGCAAGATTTAGAATTGGCTATCCGCTATTTAAGCAGAAATACAGATGCGGCTAAATTATTGGAACAGGCTGTTAAAAATGGAGTAACTATACAATTTAGCAATACACAAAATGGCTTCTATCGACCTGACTCCAATTCTATAGAATGGAATTCTAAATTTACGATTGAAGTTCAAAATGGTTCAGATAGAGGATATATGTCGCCTGCAGTGGTGCTTTTACATGAAGTTGCACACTCAGTAGATAAGCAAGCGCGAATTAAATATATTTTTTCTACAGAGACTTGTCCTTCTAATGAAAAAACTTGTCAGGTAACAAATGACCCAAATTTAAGAGCGATGTATACTAATCGTGAAAAATTTGCTGTTGAAACCGAGAGAAAAATTGCACAGCAGTTAGGTGAGCCGATACGATTACGTTATTCGGATGTTTTGAAGGATACAACTACTACTTCTACGCTTGATTCCAGCCGACAATATTATCAAAATGGGCAATACCATGAATCAGAGTTTAAAGGACATGCCAAAGACAGCAATGGCTCTATTTATACTCAAAAAATAACTAATTATGATAATGATTTACCTAAAAAAACTCCCTTAAAAAAGGAAACTGTTGAGTATGATGATGGTTTTAAACCTATTTCAAAAAATATTGTCATTTATGACCATAAACAAGGAATAATCACAACAACAGTAACGGACTACCCAACCTAAAGTTAGTCAAAGCATCACTACTTTAGATGGTAAGCCTATTCAATCGTAAGATGAAGGTCAAACTTTAACGCCGATTGGACGCGAAAATAGAGTAATGCCTTCTATTTCTTCCAAGCATCAGCAATTTGTTCAGCAATGTGAAGATAAATTAGTGGCTATTTGTAATGAAAAAAGAGGTATTACTGCCGATAGCCCACAAGATTTCAAAAATATTGCAGCAGCCATAGCCACTAAAGGTATTATAGAGCAAGGCATGGATAAAGTAGAAAAAGCGACCATTGATGGTTCGAATTTTTATATTGGTAGTTATTCGCCCCATACCAAAATTGTATCTGTAAATGTGCATGAAGCAGTTCATATTCCTGTTCATGAAAGTATGGAAAAAATTCAACAATTAGAACAACAAATAGCGCAGAGAACTCAAGAACACCAAATGACTCAGGAACAAAATCAGAGGCGTAGTATGGTGTAGATGATGATTTCAGGCAGCCTGCATTTTCAGGCTGCCTGTCCCTATTTTTCTTGTTCCAAACTTGGATAACAATACAATCCGCCGTCCGTTGCGCCAATCGCCTGTTTCATCAAATCATCAGGAAACAAACCGCGCCGATTCAGTTCTATAAAAAATTCCGAACCACCACTTGCGTCTGTTGGCAACATAAACGACTCTTCTTGCCCCACAATCCACACATACAAACAATCTGATTGCGACAAACCACCGTCTTCAAAACACACACGGCACACATCTGCCCATGCAAATTTATATGCCCACGATTCATTATGTGGCGGATTGGCGCGAACAAATACGGTGTTGTCGTCAAATTCAATCCAAAACCAGTCGGATAATTCGGCTAATGGTTTGGCAAAAATGCTGCGTAACCATTGCCAGCCCAAGCCAATCATTATCAAAACAGGGATTAAATTGAACCAATGCCATTTAAATTCAGGCTGCCTTTCAATCAATAGGTTGTACAAAATCCATAAAATAATGCTTACCCCGATGCCGAGCATGGTTAGCGCGAACAAAAAATGAAATGCGCCAAAAATCCACCCAAATAAACGCCCGATAATACCATGAGATTGTCGCCATACGCTCGCTGCTTCAAATAGGCGCAACAGCAATACAGGCAAAGCGATAAAAATCCAAACGATGAACCAAATAAATTGCCAAGTGCCGTCTGGTTCGCCAAATTGCAATGCGCCTAAACAGCCCAAGAAAAAGGCAATCGCATAAAGTAGTTTTTGGTTTTCTGGATTCATTTGTTCTATCCTTATGCGCAGGCTGCCTGAAAGCTGAGTGATTGCGCAATGTTATCTTAATCAATGCATATTGTAAATTAAAGTTAAACTATTTTTTTTTTTGTAAGTAAATGTACTATGATGATTTTACATTTCAGGCTGCCTGAAATATTTTCTAAAACCTACACGGAGAAATCATCATGAAAAAAGCAGCTATTGTTATTGCGGTATTGCTGGCAGGATTTTTAATTCGCAGCAATTTGAGCATGAAACCTGCCAGCATAGAAAAATATTTGCAAGAACTCAGCTTGAAATCCGCGCAAAATCCACCTGAAGCCTGTGAAATGGTGGACGATAAAATTGATGTCAGCATTCGCCAAGAAACGCCCACTGGCACTTGGGAAGTGGAAGGCGGCAAAGATGAATTGTGCGGCTTTATGGAACAAGGTCGTGCGGCAATGGTGTTGTTGCAAGGCAATATGAATTGGCATTATGAAAATGTGAAAGTGAAAAGCAGCTTTCCGTGGCAAAGCGCAAAAGTGTCGTATGATGAAATTTCCACCGTGAGCACGGCGAAAATTGGCACAGTCAGCACCAAAATGCACTACGATTTGCAAGTGAAACGCTCGTTGTTTGGCGGTATTAAAGTAACCAAATTGAAAGCGACGGGTGGTTCGCAATAATTTCAGGCAGCCTGAAAATGGGAAGTTAGATGATTCAAATTGTTTCTTGGTTAATCCGACTTTTTGTTTTGGGCAATGTGCAGGCTGCCTGAAATGAAATTCAGCGGAGCTAAAATGATTGACCAAGTACGCAACTCTTTCAGGCAGCCTGAAAGAAAATCCACTTGATTTTTTTATCAAAATCCCCCATAATCTCGCCTTTCATTTTTGGGTGGCGTAAACACGTTGCCCGATTTTTGTGTAAAGCAGTTCCGCTTTACTCGTTCTTTTAATCGCTCTTTATATAAGGATTTAGCTCATGGCTAAGGAAAAATTTGAACGTAGCAAACCGCACGTAAACGTAGGTACAATCGGTCACGTTGACCATGGTAAAACCACTTTGACTGCTGCTTTGACTACGATTTTGGCTGAAAAATTCGGCGGTACAGCAAAAGCTTACGACCAAATTGACGCAGCACCAGAAGAAAAAGCACGCGGTATTACCATCAACACCGCACACGTTGAATACGAAACTGAAACACGCCACTATGCGCACGTTGACTGCCCAGGTCACGCGGACTATGTGAAAAACATGATTACTGGTGCGGCGCAAATGGACGGTGCAATTTTGGTTGTATCTGCAGCTGACGGTCCTATGCCACAAACTCGCGAACACATCTTGTTGGCTCGTCAAGTAGGTGTACCTTACATTATCGTATTCATGAACAAATGCGACATGGTTGATGATGCTGAGTTGTTGGAATTGGTTGAAATGGAAATCCGTGACTTGTTGTCAAGCTACGACTTCCCAGGCGATGACTGCCCAATCGTACAAGGTTCTGCTTTGCGTGCATTGGAGGGTGATGCTGCATACAAAGAAAAAATCTTTGAATTGGCGGCTGCATTGGATAGTTACATTCCTACTCCAGAACGTGCGATTGACAAACCATTCTTGTTGCCAATTGAAGACGTATTCTCTATCTCTGGTCGTGGTACAGTGGTAACAGGTCGTGTAGAGCGCGGTGTCATCAAAGTAGGTGAAGAGATTGAAATCGTAGGTTTGAAACCCACTCAAAAAACCACTTGTACTGGTGTGGAAATGTTCCGCAAATTGTTGGACGAAGGTCAAGCAGGCGACAACGTAGGTGTGTTGTTGCGCGGTACCAAACGTGAAGAAGTGGAACGTGGTCAAGTATTGGCTAAACCAGGCACCATTACGCCACACACTAAATTTGAAGCAGAAGTGTATGTATTGAGCAAAGAAGAAGGTGGTCGTCATACGCCATTCTTCGCGAACTACCGTCCACAATTCTATTTCCGTACCACTGACGTAACGGGTGCAGTAACCTTGTCAGAAGGCGTGGAAATGGTGATGCCAGGCGAAAACGTGAAAATCACTGTTGAATTGATTGCACCAATCGCGATGGAAAACGGTTTGCGTTTTGCGATTCGTGAAGGTGGTCGTACCGTAGGTGCGGGCGTTGTGGCTAACGTGATTGCTTAATACAAGGATACTAGATAAATGGCTAACCAAAAAATCCGTATCCGTTTGAAAGCTTATGATTACAGCTTGATTGACCGTTCTGCACAAGAAATTGTGGAAACCGCTAAACGTACTGGCGCAGTGGTAAAAGGTCCGATTCCTTTGCCAACTAAAATTGAACGTTTCAACATTTTGCGTTCTCCACACGTGAACAAAACGTCTCGTGAACAATTGGAAATCCGTACGCACTTGCGTTTGATGGACATCGTGGATTGGACTGACAAAACCACTGATGCTTTGATGAAATTGGACTTGCCTGCTGGCGTGGACGTTGAAATCAAAGTGCAATAATCTGAAAAGATAACAAAATCTCCCAAACTGGAAACGGTTTGGGAGATTTTGGTTTTTCAGGCTACCTGAAAAAGTATTACGTTAATTGCTCGTGATTAGGCAGTAATTCCGCAGCTTCACACTTCAAAATCAATGAAATTTGAAATAGCTTATCCACGGTTAAATTGACTTCGCCACGTTCAATTCTGCCCATGTAGCTACGGTCAATTTCAGCCAGTAAAGCCAATTCATCTTGCTTAATATTCAAAATCTTGCGTTTATTACGAATGTTATTACCGATTATTTGGCGGAGTGTATTCATGACATGGAAAATCCAAATGCCAAAATATCTGTTTTTGACAGCCAAATGTACACGGATTATAATCCGTATTTTAAGAACTTAATTAAGGAAGTGGAAAATGCGGATACACTGTAAAGAATGTTCACATTCAGAAGAACCAACAGCCGAATTTTTTGTTAAAGTTATCGGTGGTGCAATGCCCATTGGTGGATTTTGGGCATGGATTACTTATTTTTTGCAGGAACGGATTTTGCATTTGCAATTTGTGCAGCAATGGTGGTTGGTGGAGTGTCGTTATTGGCTTTTAAAGATGAAATTGTTAAATTGCTTACAGAAAAATATTCTTGCCCCAAGTGTGGTAGTCGGGATTGGGATATGAGCAAATAGTGAACTAAAATTCCCTTATTGTAAGGGGGGTAGGTAGTCTGAAAAAACGAAAAACCAAGTCGCAAGGACTTGGTTTTTGTGTTTGGTGGCGATGGGGAGACTTGAACTCCCGACCTCACGATTATGAGTCGTGCGCTCTAACCAGCTGAGCTACATTGCCAAAGAAACGCGCATTATAATGATGAAAACGCGGTTTGTCAAATACTATGTTTCAGGCAGCCTGAAAAACGTAATTATTTCCCTAAAAGGCAGCGAAATAGGAGTTGATATGGGCGTAGCACGGTTCTCAATTTAAGCAATCAGTTTTCTACTTGGCTGACATCACGAATTGCGCCTTTATCGGCTGATGTTGCCATTGCCGCATAAGCGCGTAACGCTGCTGAAACGTGGCGTTCGCGGTTCACAGGTTTCCATGCTTGGTTGCCACGTACTTCCATTTCGGCGCGGCGTTTTGCCAATTCATCGGCGGAAATGTTCAGATTGATGCTGCGATTTGGAATGTCAATTTCAATCGTGTCGCCTTCGTTTACCAAACCAATCGCACCGCCTTCGGCTGCTTCGGGTGATACGTGTCCGATTGATAAGCCCGATGTGCCACCTGAAAAACGTCCATCTGTTAGCAAAGCGCAAACCTTTCCTAAACCTTTTGATTTTAAGTAAGAAGTTGGGTACAGCATTTCTTGCATACCTGGCCCACCTTTCGGGCCTTCGTAGCGAATAATCACGATATCGCCCGCCACAATCTGATTGTCTAAAATGCCTTCAACCGCATCTTCTTGGCTTTCAAATACACGCGCTCGCCCTGTAAATTTCAAAATATTTTCATCCACGCCAGCTGTTTTGACAACGCAACCGCGTTCCGCGATATTGCCAAATAACACCGCCAAACCGCCATCTTGTGAATAAGCGTGTTCAGCATCGCGGATACAGCCATTGGTGCGGTCGGTATCTAACGTTTTCCATTGGCGATTTTGTGAAAAGGCTTCGGTGGTGCGCACACCACCAGGGGCTGCTTTAAAACGTTCAATTGCTTTGGTATTGGCTGGATTGGTAATGTCCCATTTGGCAATCGCGTCTTTCAGGCTGCCTGAATGAATGGTATGGACATCGGTATGTAATTTGCCGATTTTATCCAATTCTTTCAAAATGCCGATAATGCCACCTGCGCGATGTACGTCTTCCATATAATAGTCGTGGTTGTTGGGTGCGGTTTTGCACAAACAAGGCACGGTGCGACTCAAACGGTCAATGTCTTTCATTTTGAAATCCACGCCTGCTTCATTTGCCACAGCCAACAAGTGTAAAATCGTGTTAGTAGAGCCACCCATGGCAATATCCATTGTCATGGCATTTTCAAATGCTTTTTTGGTAGCAATATTACGCGGTAACACGGTTTCATCATTTTGTTCATAATAACGGCGCGTGATTGCCACAATTAGGCGACCTGCTTCTAAAAATAATTCCTTACGCCCTGCATGTGTTGCGACCAATGAGCCATTTCCAGGTAAAGATAAACCCAAAGCTTCGGTTAAACAGTTCATGGAATTAGCGGTAAACATACCCGAGCAAGAGCCGCAAGTTGGACAAGCATTTTGTTCTACTTCAGTAATTTGGCTGTCTGAAATGTTGTCGTCTGCGGCCTCTACCATTGCGTCAACCAAATCCAAACGGCGTTCATCGGCAATATTGATTGAACCGATGACTTTACCTGCTTCCATCGGGCCGCCTGATACGAAAATGGTGGGAATATTTAAACGCATTGCTGCCATCAGCATTCCAGGCGTGATTTTGTCGCAATTTGAAATACACACCAACGCATCGGCACAATGCGCGTTTACCATGTATTCGACCGAATCGGCAATCAAATCACGACTGGGTAGTGAGTACAACATTCCAGAGTGTCCCATCGCAATACCATCATCAACAGCGATTGTGTTAAATTCTTTGGCAATTGCGCCTGCTTTTTCAATTTCACGCGCCACTAATTGACCCATATTGTGTAAATGAACGTGTCCTGGTACGAATTGGGTAAATGAATTGGCAATTGCAATAATCGGTTTTCCGAAATCGCCATCAGTCATGCCTGTGGCACGCCATAAAGCACGCGCACCAGCCATATTGCGACCGTGTGTGGAAGTTTTGGAACGATAATCTGGCATTTTGTGTCCTTTAAATATTATCTGTTTATGTGAAAAAATCTTTCAGGCAGCCTGAAAGCGAGATATTTTATGCTTTTTTGGTTATTTAGGGGCAACTGATTCACTCATGTTTTCGCGTAATGCGTTGACCAAACGTGTGGTTAATTCAACCAATTTTATGCCATCGTCTGCGCCCAATTGTGCGAATGCGTTTCGCTCCCAGTCGCGCATTTTTTGCAATACGCTTTCAGCAATTTGACGACCGTTTGCGGTTAATTGCCAACGTTTTTCGCGTTTATCACTGCTATTGGGTGCAATTTCAATGATATTTTGTTGCTGCAAATTTTGGCACAACGGCGACAAAGTTTGTTTAGCTAATCCGAAAGTTTCACATATTTCTTGTTGGCTACAGTTGTCGTGTTCGGTTAGCAATAAATAAATATATAATATGTTGATATTATTAATTTGTTGCTGTTTTGCCCATTGCACATACAAATGCTCAATTTTGATGATGGCTTTCATTAACTTATCCATGTAATTCATGCACATTTCTCCGAATAAACAAACCGAAATAACACGCTAATGTTGCCACCGCAACTGCACCTGTCATGCTCCAATGTACGCCGTTTAATGTGGCAGCCTGCGGCGTGGCAAATGTACCAATGTGTTCGCCAATATTCATCACACCGACAAAAATACTCGCGCCTAATGCGGCAGCGATTGGATTGAGTGTGGTGATGACGGCGGTTCCATGTGGGTGTAGGGGTTTGTCCAGTGCATTTAATCCATGCGTCTCGCCCGTAATTGCCGCCGATACCGCCATTGCCATCAATGCAAACAATGCGCTTAATGCCAATGTGGATGTTTGTATATCAAATAATAACCACATTAAAATCAATGAAATCAATAAAACAAATGTTGCAGGCAGCAAGACCCAACGTCCGCCTTTTTTGTCCAATAATACGCCCAATACGGGTGCAGCGATTGCTTGTGCAATACTCGCTGGCATCAAAATTAAGCCAGTTGTGGTGGCGGAAATCAACAAAACTTGTTGTGTGTACATTGGCATCATCACTTCCATGCCCATAAATAAAAAGTACGCGCACAATAAAATCAACACCGACAAACGAAATTGGCGCACCGCAAAAACATGTAAATTCAACAATGGCTTTTCTAATTGAAATTGGCGTTTGGCAAACCAAATCACAAAAATCAATGAAATCAGCATAATTAATGTAAATAGGCTGCCTAAAAGCGCGGAAAATTGGCTGCTGCCATATACCAATCCACCAAATCCCAATACCGATAAAATGGATGATAATAAATCAATTTTGGGGCGCGTGATTTCGCTTAAATTCACATTTAAAAATTTGGTGGTTAAAATCATCGCCACCAGCATGAATGGAATCGTTAATCCAAATAAATATCGCCAATTTAGTTCATCAATAATCATGCCCGATAACGTAGGACCCAGTGCAGGCGCAACGGTAAACATCATCGTAACCAAACCCATTGCCGTGCCACGTTTGTGTGGTGGATAAATGGTCAAAATGCCATTCATTAACAATGGCACAAATAATGCTGCGGACACTGCTTGTACCATGCGCCCAAGCAGCAAAAATGCAAAATTGGGTGCAAGAGCGCAAATCAACGAGCCAACAACAAACAAACCTTGTGTTATCAATATCAAACGGCGAGTTGGAAACCATTGAATTAAACTGGCGGTAATTGGTGTCAATGCGCCCATTAGCAACAGGAAACCTGTTACTAACCATTGTACTGTGGTTTTGCTGACTTGGAATTCGTTCATCAGAGTTGGCAAGGCAACATTAAGTAGTGTGTCGTTCAAATAACCAAAAAATGCGCCAATAAATAATGTAAATACAATTAGTTTAGTGGGGAATTGGGGGTTGTCTGCGAGATACTCGCTAGGGGAAGATGAATCAACGTGATGCGTCATAAGCCGTCCTGAATTTGACCAAATTGGGCATTTTAGTCAAATTTAGGACGATTGTCAATTTCAGGCAGCCTGAAATGCGGCTAACAATAATGTGGTTTTTGTTTTTGTTGTTGATTACAATTAAGCATTTCTATTTTTCAAAATTTACATAATTGGGATTTTATTTTAAAATCAAAATAGTATAAGTAAATTATGAATTGTTTCTTGTGCATTTAAAAAAATGTGCTACAATAACAGACTTCTTTCAGCTCTATCCAAGAGCATCTTCCCTTCGGGGCCAAGACTGGTTTACTAGAACCGTAAGGTTTCAGCCTAGTCCGAATGTCAAATTAGATGTATCGGTGGGCTGAAAGTGGTAAGTTAAGTTGGATTTTTTTAAGGTTAATAACATGATTCAAATGCAGACCATCTTAGATGTGGCTGATAACTCTGGTGCGCGTCGTGTGATGTGCATTAAAGTAATTGGTGGCTCTAAGCGTCGCTACGCTAATGTTGGCGACATCATTAAAGTTGCAGTAAAAGATGCTGCCCCTCGTGGTCGCGTGAAAAAAGGTGATGTTTATAATGCTGTTGTGGTTCGTACTGCAAAAGGCATTCGTCGTCCTGATGGCGCGT
This genomic window contains:
- the rplN gene encoding 50S ribosomal protein L14, producing MIQMQTILDVADNSGARRVMCIKVIGGSKRRYANVGDIIKVAVKDAAPRGRVKKGDVYNAVVVRTAKGIRRPDGALIKFDNNAAVLLNNKLEPMGTRIFGPVTRELRTERFMKIVSLAPEVL